Proteins from a single region of Hordeum vulgare subsp. vulgare chromosome 6H, MorexV3_pseudomolecules_assembly, whole genome shotgun sequence:
- the LOC123401630 gene encoding protein argonaute 1A-like isoform X2, with amino-acid sequence MMKNKRYTPPSARGSTETHDAPRTPGQDPSQRVERAQQHEGGGRLHANTQYSQQGGRGGGQHLRFGGHFQDPASHQPFGGPVKYQAHGHYGHGTPRQRGTPQPYHDGRRNGSHGRGVPDTPSITLPELHQAPQVQNQVPVLTPSPPETASSSPHVEMNTGQIQLQFQQLDILGQSSSRQGIRSAPSSTKSIRFPMRPGKGTFGTRCIVKANHFSAELPDKDLHQYDVSITPDIPSRGVNRAVMGQLVTLYRHSLLGGRLPAYDGRKSLYTAGPLPFTSRTFNIVLQDEDDKLGGTQVAQRREKHFTVVIKFAARADLHHLAMFLAGKQPDAPQEAIQVLDIVLRELPTARYSPVARSFYSPNLGRRQQLGDGLESWRGFYQSIRPTQMGLSLNIDMSSTAFIEPLPVIDFVAQLLNRNVSVRPLSDADRVKIKKALRGVKVEVTHRGNMRRKYRIFGLTSQATRELTFPIDDHGTVKTVLHYFQETYGFNIQHTTLPCLQVGNQQKPNYLPMEVCKIVEGQRYSKRLNEKQITALLKVTCQRPQQRELDILQTVNHNAYHADPYAQEFGIRIDERLASVEARILPPPRLKYHDSGREKDVLPRIGQWNMMHKKMVNGGRVKDWICINFSRNVQDSAAGNFCHELAGMCQTSGMDFSVDPLLPPLSARPEHVERALKARYRDAMNVLKPLGRELDLLVAILPDNNGSLYGNLKRICETDLGLVSQCCLTKHIFKMNPQYLANVALKINVKVGGRNTVLVDALSRRIPLVSDRPTIIFGADVTHPHPGEDSSPSIAAVVASQDWPEVTKYAGLVSAQTRRQELIQDLFKVWQDPQRGTVTGGMVRELLISFKRSTGQKPQRIIFYRDGVSEGQFYQVLLYELDAIRKACASLEPNYQPPVTFVVVQKRHHTRLFANNHNDQRSVDRKSGNILPGTVVDSKICHPTEFDFYLCSHAGIQGTSRPAHYHVLWDENNFTADGLQTLTNNLCYTYARCTRSVSIVPPAYYAHLAAFRARFYMEPDTSDGGSVASGATTGRGPTGARGGSRAAGNVAVKPLPDLKENVKRVMFYC; translated from the exons ATGATGAAAAATAAAAGGTATACCCCCCCTAGCGCCCGTGGAAGTACTGAAACTCACGATGCTCCAAGAACCCCTGGACAGGATCCATCACAGCGGGTTGAGAGAGCTCAACAGCATGAAGGTGGCGGTCGGCTACATGCCAATACTCAATATTCTCAAcaaggtggtcgtggtggtggacaACACCTGAGATTTGGTGGACATTTTCAGGATCCAGCATCACATCAACCATTTGGTGGTCCTGTTAAGTATCAAGCACATGGGCATTATGGCCATGGGACCCCACGCCAAAGAGGAACACCACAACCATACCATGACGGGCGTAGGAACGGGAGTCATGGACGCGGAGTTCCTGATACTCCATCAATAACACTTCCCGAACTGCACCAAGCTCCACAAGTCCAGAACCAAGTTCCGGTGCTTACACCTTCACCACCCGAAACTGCCTCATCCTCACCACATGTTGAGATGAACACTGGACAAATCCAGTTACAGTTTCAGCAACTTGATATCCTGGGTCAAAGTTCCTCTAGACAGGGTATCCGATCAGCACCATCATCAACTAAATCAATAAGATTTCCAATGCGGCCTGGCAAGGGTACATTCGGCACTAGGTGCATCGTGAAAGCAAACCATTTCTCTGCTGAATTGCCTGATAAAGATCTTCACCAGTATGAT GTGTCTATAACCCCCGACATTCCTTCCCGTGGTGTCAATCGTGCTGTCATGGGACAACTTGTAACACTCTACAGACATTCTCTTTTGGGTGGCCGTCTTCCTGCCTATGATGGAAGGAAGAGCCTATATACTGCCGGACCGTTGCCATTTACTTCTAGGACCTTTAATATTGTTCTTCAGGATGAGGATGATAAACTTGGTGGTACGCAAGTTGCACAAAG GCGTGAAAAACATTTTACGGTTGTCATCAAATTTGCCGCGCGTGCCGATCTCCATCATTTAGCTATGTTTCTAGCTGGGAAGCAGCCAGATGCTCCTCAAGAAGCTATTCAAGTGCTTGACATTGTTCTACGTGAATTACCTACTGCAAG GTATTCCCCAGTTGCCAGATCATTTTATTCACCTAACTTAGGGAGGCGCCAACAACTTGGTGATGGCTTGGAAAGTTGGCGTGGTTTTTACCAGAGTATACGGCCCACACAGATGGGACTTTCATTGAATATTG ATATGTCATCTACAGCGTTCATTGAGCCTCTTCCCGTGATTGATTTTGTTGCACAACTCTTGAACAGAAACGTGTCAGTCAGACCATTATCAGATGCTGACCGTGTGAAG ATCAAGAAGGCCCTGCGAGGTGTAAAAGTTGAAGTCACACATAGAGGCAATATGCGCAGAAAGTATCGTATATTTGGTCTTACCTCACAAGCAACAAGAGAATTAAC TTTCCCTATAGATGACCATGGTACTGTTAAGACAGTATTGCACTATTTCCAGGAGACATATGGTTTTAACATTCAGCATACCACTTTACCTTGCTTGCAAGTCGGCAACCAACAGAAACCGAATTATCTTCCGATGGAG GTATGTAAAATTGTCGAGGGACAGCGTTACTCGAAACGATTGAATGAGAAACAGATAACTGCTCTTCTTAAAGTGACCTGCCAGCGTCCCCAGCAGCGGGAGCTGGACATTTTGCAG ACGGTGAATCACAATGCATACCATGCGGATCCATATGCACAGGAGTTTGGTATAAGGATTGATGAGCGTCTTGCATCAGTTGAAGCTCGAATTCTACCTCCCCCTAGA CTTAAGTACCATGATAGTGGCAGAGAGAAGGATGTCTTGCCAAGAATTGGCCAATGGAATATGATGCATAAG AAAATGGTCAATGGTGGGAGAGTCAAGGACtggatatgcatcaacttttctcggaatgtccaagatagtgccgcggggaatttctgtcatgaacTGGCTGGCATGTGCCAAACATCTGGGATG GACTTCTCAGTGGATCCTCTGCTTCCTCCTTTATCTGCGAGACCTGAACATGTAGAAAGAGCACTCAAGGCACGCTATCGAGATGCCATGAATGTTCTGAAACCACTGGGCAGGGAGCTTGACCTGCTTGTTGCAATTTTGCCTGACAATAATGGTTCTCTTTATG GTAATCTCAAAAGAATATGTGAGACAGATCTTGGATTGGTCTCTCAATGCTGTCTGACGAAACATATTTTTAAGATGAACCCGCAGTATCTTGCAAATGTCGCCCTTAAAATCAATGTTAAG GTGGGAGGAAGAAATACTGTACTTGTAGATGCTTTGTCAAGGAGAATTCCCCTTGTTAGTGACAGACCGACCATTATATTTGGTGCTGATGTTACCCATCCTCATCCTGGAGAAGATTCTAGCCCTTCCATCGCAGCT gTTGTTGCTTCTCAAGATTGGCCCGAGGTCACCAAGTATGCTGGATTGGTGAGTGCACAAACTCGTCGCCAGGAGTTGATACAAGATCTTTTTAAAGTGTGGCAAGATCCTCAGAGAGGGACTGTAACTGGTGGAATGGTTAG AGAACTTCTCATTTCCTTTAAGAGATCAACTGGtcaaaaaccccagaggatcataTTCTACAG GGATGGTGTTAGCGAAGGACAGTTCTATCAGGTTCTGTTGTATGAGCTTGATGCGATTAGAAAG GCCTGCGCATCCTTGGAGCCCAATTATCAGCCACCCGTTACATTTGTGGTGGTCCAGAAACGCCATCATACACGGCTATTTGCCAACAACCACAACGATCAGCGAAGTGTTGATAGAAAAAGTGGAAACATACTGCCTG GTACCGTCGTTGATTCAAAGATATGCCATCCTACTGAGTTCGATTTCTACCTTTGTAGCCATGCTGGTATTCAG GGAACAAGCCGCCCTGCGCATTACCATGTCCTTTGGGATGAGAACAATTTTACCGCGGATGGTTTGCAGACTCTCACGAACAACCTGTGCTACAC CTACGCAAGGTGCACCCGTTCTGTATCGATTG TGCCTCCGGCATACTATGCTCACCTCGCGGCTTTTCGAGCTCGGTTCTACATGGAACCGGATACCTCCGACGGTGGCTCGGTCGCGAGTGGTGCCACGACAGGCCGTGGCCCTACTGGCGCACGCGGCGGCAGTAGAGCTGCAGGGAATGTTGCTGTTAAGCCTCTGCCTGACCTCAAGGAAAACGTGAAACGTGTCATGTTTTACTGCTGA
- the LOC123401630 gene encoding protein argonaute 1A-like isoform X1, whose translation MASRTDNNVYSPHDQALPMMKNKRYTPPSARGSTETHDAPRTPGQDPSQRVERAQQHEGGGRLHANTQYSQQGGRGGGQHLRFGGHFQDPASHQPFGGPVKYQAHGHYGHGTPRQRGTPQPYHDGRRNGSHGRGVPDTPSITLPELHQAPQVQNQVPVLTPSPPETASSSPHVEMNTGQIQLQFQQLDILGQSSSRQGIRSAPSSTKSIRFPMRPGKGTFGTRCIVKANHFSAELPDKDLHQYDVSITPDIPSRGVNRAVMGQLVTLYRHSLLGGRLPAYDGRKSLYTAGPLPFTSRTFNIVLQDEDDKLGGTQVAQRREKHFTVVIKFAARADLHHLAMFLAGKQPDAPQEAIQVLDIVLRELPTARYSPVARSFYSPNLGRRQQLGDGLESWRGFYQSIRPTQMGLSLNIDMSSTAFIEPLPVIDFVAQLLNRNVSVRPLSDADRVKIKKALRGVKVEVTHRGNMRRKYRIFGLTSQATRELTFPIDDHGTVKTVLHYFQETYGFNIQHTTLPCLQVGNQQKPNYLPMEVCKIVEGQRYSKRLNEKQITALLKVTCQRPQQRELDILQTVNHNAYHADPYAQEFGIRIDERLASVEARILPPPRLKYHDSGREKDVLPRIGQWNMMHKKMVNGGRVKDWICINFSRNVQDSAAGNFCHELAGMCQTSGMDFSVDPLLPPLSARPEHVERALKARYRDAMNVLKPLGRELDLLVAILPDNNGSLYGNLKRICETDLGLVSQCCLTKHIFKMNPQYLANVALKINVKVGGRNTVLVDALSRRIPLVSDRPTIIFGADVTHPHPGEDSSPSIAAVVASQDWPEVTKYAGLVSAQTRRQELIQDLFKVWQDPQRGTVTGGMVRELLISFKRSTGQKPQRIIFYRDGVSEGQFYQVLLYELDAIRKACASLEPNYQPPVTFVVVQKRHHTRLFANNHNDQRSVDRKSGNILPGTVVDSKICHPTEFDFYLCSHAGIQGTSRPAHYHVLWDENNFTADGLQTLTNNLCYTYARCTRSVSIVPPAYYAHLAAFRARFYMEPDTSDGGSVASGATTGRGPTGARGGSRAAGNVAVKPLPDLKENVKRVMFYC comes from the exons ATGGCCTCCCGGACGGACAACAACGTGTACTCCCCACACGATCAAG CTTTACCTATGATGAAAAATAAAAGGTATACCCCCCCTAGCGCCCGTGGAAGTACTGAAACTCACGATGCTCCAAGAACCCCTGGACAGGATCCATCACAGCGGGTTGAGAGAGCTCAACAGCATGAAGGTGGCGGTCGGCTACATGCCAATACTCAATATTCTCAAcaaggtggtcgtggtggtggacaACACCTGAGATTTGGTGGACATTTTCAGGATCCAGCATCACATCAACCATTTGGTGGTCCTGTTAAGTATCAAGCACATGGGCATTATGGCCATGGGACCCCACGCCAAAGAGGAACACCACAACCATACCATGACGGGCGTAGGAACGGGAGTCATGGACGCGGAGTTCCTGATACTCCATCAATAACACTTCCCGAACTGCACCAAGCTCCACAAGTCCAGAACCAAGTTCCGGTGCTTACACCTTCACCACCCGAAACTGCCTCATCCTCACCACATGTTGAGATGAACACTGGACAAATCCAGTTACAGTTTCAGCAACTTGATATCCTGGGTCAAAGTTCCTCTAGACAGGGTATCCGATCAGCACCATCATCAACTAAATCAATAAGATTTCCAATGCGGCCTGGCAAGGGTACATTCGGCACTAGGTGCATCGTGAAAGCAAACCATTTCTCTGCTGAATTGCCTGATAAAGATCTTCACCAGTATGAT GTGTCTATAACCCCCGACATTCCTTCCCGTGGTGTCAATCGTGCTGTCATGGGACAACTTGTAACACTCTACAGACATTCTCTTTTGGGTGGCCGTCTTCCTGCCTATGATGGAAGGAAGAGCCTATATACTGCCGGACCGTTGCCATTTACTTCTAGGACCTTTAATATTGTTCTTCAGGATGAGGATGATAAACTTGGTGGTACGCAAGTTGCACAAAG GCGTGAAAAACATTTTACGGTTGTCATCAAATTTGCCGCGCGTGCCGATCTCCATCATTTAGCTATGTTTCTAGCTGGGAAGCAGCCAGATGCTCCTCAAGAAGCTATTCAAGTGCTTGACATTGTTCTACGTGAATTACCTACTGCAAG GTATTCCCCAGTTGCCAGATCATTTTATTCACCTAACTTAGGGAGGCGCCAACAACTTGGTGATGGCTTGGAAAGTTGGCGTGGTTTTTACCAGAGTATACGGCCCACACAGATGGGACTTTCATTGAATATTG ATATGTCATCTACAGCGTTCATTGAGCCTCTTCCCGTGATTGATTTTGTTGCACAACTCTTGAACAGAAACGTGTCAGTCAGACCATTATCAGATGCTGACCGTGTGAAG ATCAAGAAGGCCCTGCGAGGTGTAAAAGTTGAAGTCACACATAGAGGCAATATGCGCAGAAAGTATCGTATATTTGGTCTTACCTCACAAGCAACAAGAGAATTAAC TTTCCCTATAGATGACCATGGTACTGTTAAGACAGTATTGCACTATTTCCAGGAGACATATGGTTTTAACATTCAGCATACCACTTTACCTTGCTTGCAAGTCGGCAACCAACAGAAACCGAATTATCTTCCGATGGAG GTATGTAAAATTGTCGAGGGACAGCGTTACTCGAAACGATTGAATGAGAAACAGATAACTGCTCTTCTTAAAGTGACCTGCCAGCGTCCCCAGCAGCGGGAGCTGGACATTTTGCAG ACGGTGAATCACAATGCATACCATGCGGATCCATATGCACAGGAGTTTGGTATAAGGATTGATGAGCGTCTTGCATCAGTTGAAGCTCGAATTCTACCTCCCCCTAGA CTTAAGTACCATGATAGTGGCAGAGAGAAGGATGTCTTGCCAAGAATTGGCCAATGGAATATGATGCATAAG AAAATGGTCAATGGTGGGAGAGTCAAGGACtggatatgcatcaacttttctcggaatgtccaagatagtgccgcggggaatttctgtcatgaacTGGCTGGCATGTGCCAAACATCTGGGATG GACTTCTCAGTGGATCCTCTGCTTCCTCCTTTATCTGCGAGACCTGAACATGTAGAAAGAGCACTCAAGGCACGCTATCGAGATGCCATGAATGTTCTGAAACCACTGGGCAGGGAGCTTGACCTGCTTGTTGCAATTTTGCCTGACAATAATGGTTCTCTTTATG GTAATCTCAAAAGAATATGTGAGACAGATCTTGGATTGGTCTCTCAATGCTGTCTGACGAAACATATTTTTAAGATGAACCCGCAGTATCTTGCAAATGTCGCCCTTAAAATCAATGTTAAG GTGGGAGGAAGAAATACTGTACTTGTAGATGCTTTGTCAAGGAGAATTCCCCTTGTTAGTGACAGACCGACCATTATATTTGGTGCTGATGTTACCCATCCTCATCCTGGAGAAGATTCTAGCCCTTCCATCGCAGCT gTTGTTGCTTCTCAAGATTGGCCCGAGGTCACCAAGTATGCTGGATTGGTGAGTGCACAAACTCGTCGCCAGGAGTTGATACAAGATCTTTTTAAAGTGTGGCAAGATCCTCAGAGAGGGACTGTAACTGGTGGAATGGTTAG AGAACTTCTCATTTCCTTTAAGAGATCAACTGGtcaaaaaccccagaggatcataTTCTACAG GGATGGTGTTAGCGAAGGACAGTTCTATCAGGTTCTGTTGTATGAGCTTGATGCGATTAGAAAG GCCTGCGCATCCTTGGAGCCCAATTATCAGCCACCCGTTACATTTGTGGTGGTCCAGAAACGCCATCATACACGGCTATTTGCCAACAACCACAACGATCAGCGAAGTGTTGATAGAAAAAGTGGAAACATACTGCCTG GTACCGTCGTTGATTCAAAGATATGCCATCCTACTGAGTTCGATTTCTACCTTTGTAGCCATGCTGGTATTCAG GGAACAAGCCGCCCTGCGCATTACCATGTCCTTTGGGATGAGAACAATTTTACCGCGGATGGTTTGCAGACTCTCACGAACAACCTGTGCTACAC CTACGCAAGGTGCACCCGTTCTGTATCGATTG TGCCTCCGGCATACTATGCTCACCTCGCGGCTTTTCGAGCTCGGTTCTACATGGAACCGGATACCTCCGACGGTGGCTCGGTCGCGAGTGGTGCCACGACAGGCCGTGGCCCTACTGGCGCACGCGGCGGCAGTAGAGCTGCAGGGAATGTTGCTGTTAAGCCTCTGCCTGACCTCAAGGAAAACGTGAAACGTGTCATGTTTTACTGCTGA